One genomic region from Rosa rugosa chromosome 1, drRosRugo1.1, whole genome shotgun sequence encodes:
- the LOC133708895 gene encoding bHLH transcription factor RHL1-like, which produces MNSLLNPQTPFDSSAHDDFLEQMLSTLGPSSCSSWADETPTAPPSAGNSDNNVVFSYDDSSNLASKFRSHQISAGAAASKSSPTASAAAAAAMMLQHQLMMSRGGSSSSGNGAPMGLSLGSNGDFNDVGDGSSFKSPNPGGGDGGSSVQALFNGFTGSLSPNQPQHFHHPQGGALQAQNYGAQAAAMTQPPANGSAGASAAQPRPRVRARRGQATDPHSIAERLRRERIAERMKALQELVPNANKTDKASMLDEIIDYVKFLQLQVKVLSMSRLGGAGAVAPLVTESSEGGGDCIQTSANGGTRGGRSGNQTASSNDSMTVTEHQVAKLMEEDMGSAMQYLQGKGLCLMPISLATAISTATCHPRNPLMNGNSNNNHPVITSNGGEGPSSPSMSALTDY; this is translated from the exons ATGAACTCTCTGCTAAACCCCCAGACGCCGTTCGACTCCTCCGCCCACGACGACTTCCTCGAGCAAATGCTCTCCACCCTCGGCCCCTCCTCCTGCTCCTCCTGGGCCGACGAAACCCCTACGGCGCCGCCGTCCGCCGGTAACAGCGACAACAATGTCGTCTTCTCTTACGACGACTCTTCCAACCTCGCCTCCAAGTTCCGCAGCCACCAGATCAGCGCCGGCGCCGCAGCGTCCAAGTCCTCCCCCACTGCCTCGGCCGCAGCCGCCGCCGCCATGATGCTCCAGCACCAGCTCATGATGTCCCGTGgcggctcctcctcctccggcaaCGGCGCTCCGATGGGGTTGTCGTTGGGGAGCAACGGTGACTTCAACGATGTTGGTGACGGCTCGTCGTTTAAATCTCCTAATCCG ggCGGTGGTGACGGTGGTTCTTCTGTTCAGGCCTTGTTTAATGGCTTTACTGGATCTCTGTCTCCGAACCAGCCTCAGCATTTTCATCACCCTCAG GGGGGTGCACTTCAAGCGCAGAACTATGGAGCTCAAGCCGCAGCCATGACCCAACCTCCGGCGAACGGCTCGGCCGGAGCTTCGGCTGCGCAACCCAGGCCCAGAGTCAGGGCCAGGCGAGGTCAAGCCACTGACCCACACTCCATCGCTGAAAGA TTACGAAGAGAgagaattgcagagagaatgaaAGCCCTGCAGGAGCTGGTTCCCAATGCCAACAAG ACAGATAAGGCTTCAATGCTAGATGAGATCATCGATTATGTAAAGTTCCTGCAGCTCCAAGTCAAG GTTCTGAGCATGAGCAGGTTGGGTGGTGCTGGTGCTGTTGCTCCCCTTGTCACTGAGTCCTCTGAG GGAGGCGGTGACTGTATCCAGACCAGTGCCAATGGCGGGACCCGCGGCGGCCGGAGCGGCAACCAAACGGCGTCGTCCAACGACAGCATGACGGTGACGGAGCACCAGGTGGCCAAGCTCATGGAGGAGGACATGGGCTCCGCCATGCAGTACCTACAGGGCAAAGGTCTCTGCCTCATGCCTATCTCCTTGGCCACAGCTATCTCCACCGCCACGTGTCACCCCCGGAACCCACTGATGAATGGCAACAGCAACAATAACCACCCGGTCATTACATCCAACGGCGGAGAGGGGCCGTCGTCTCCCAGCATGTCAGCGTTGACCGATTACtaa
- the LOC133708902 gene encoding NADP-dependent glyceraldehyde-3-phosphate dehydrogenase, protein MAGTGLFTEILDGEAYKYYSDGEWKKSSSGKLVPIINPTTRKVHYKVQACTQEEVNKVMESAKTAQKLWAKTPLWKRAELLHKAASILKEHKAPIAECLVKEIAKPAKDAVTEVVRSGDLISYTAEEGVRILGEGKFLLSDSFPGNERTKYCLTSKIPLGVVLAIPPFNYPVNLAVSKIAPALIAGNSLVLKPPTQGAVSALHMVHCFHLAGFPKGLISCVTGKGSEIGDFLTMHPGVNCISFTGGDTGVAISKKAGMIPLQMELGGKDACIVLEDADLDLVAVNIIKGGFSYSGQRCTAVKVVLVMESVADALVEKVKAKVAKLTVGPPEENCDITPVVTESSANYIEGLVMDAKQKEATFCQEYRREGNLIWPLLLDNVRPDMRIAWEEPFGPVLPVIRISTVEEGIHHCNASNFGLQGCVFTKDINKAMLISDAMETGTVQINSAPARGPDHFPFQGIKDSGIGSQGITNSINMMTKIKTTVINLPTPSYTMG, encoded by the exons atggCTGGTACTGGTTTGTTTACAGAGATATTGGACGGAGAAGCCTACAAGTACTACTCTGATGGAGAATGGAAGAAATCATCTTCTGGTAAACTTGTTCCCATCATCAACCCAACTACAAGAAAGGTTCACTACAAGGTTCAAG CTTGTACACAAGAAGAGGTCAACAAGGTGATGGAGTCAGCAAAAACTGCACAGAAGTTATGGGCAAAGACTCCACTTTGGAAGAGAGCAGAGCTACTTCACAAGGCTGCTTCTATCCTCAAGGAACACAAAGCTCCAATTGCGGAGTGTTTGGTTAAAGAGATTGCTAAGCCTGCTAAAGATGCTGTTACGGAG GTTGTCAGGTCTGGAGATTTGATCTCTTACACTGCTGAAGAAGGGGTCAGGATCCTTGGTGAAGGGAAGTTCTTGTTGTCTGATAGTTTTCCTGGAAATGAAAGAACCAAGTACTGCCTCACTTCCAAG ATTCCACTTGGTGTGGTTCTAGCCATTCCACCATTTAACTATCCTGTCAACCTTGCCGTCTCAAAAATTGCTCCGGCATTGATTGCTGGAAACTCTCTTGTGCTCAAACCCCCAACTCAG GGTGCTGTTTCTGCCCTTCATATGGTACATTGTTTTCACTTGGCTGGTTTCCCCAAAGGCCTTATTAGCTGTGTCACTGGGAAAGGATCTGAGATAGGTGACTTCCTTACCATGCATCCCGGAGTGAATTGTATTAG CTTCACTGGTGGTGACACCGGTGTTGCAATTTCAAAAAAGGCAGGCATGATCCCTCTTCAGATGGAGTTGGGAGGAAAAGATGCCTGCATTGTGCTTGAAGATGCTGATCTTGATTTGGTGGCCGTAAACATAATAAAAGGAGGCTTTTCCTACAG TGGTCAGAGATGTACTGCTGTCAAGGTTGTGTTGGTGATGGAATCTGTTGCTGATGCCCTGGTTGAGAAAGTGAAGGCCAAGGTGGCAAAGTTAACCGTCGGGCCACCGGAGGAGAACTGTGACATCACTCCAGTTGTGACGGAATCATCTGCAAACTATATCGAAGGGTTGGTTATGGATGCAAAACAGAAAGAAGCAACATTTTGCCAGGAGTACAGAAGAGAGGGGAACCTTATCTGGCCCTTGTTGTTAGATAATGTCAGACCTGATATGAGAATTGCTTGGGAAGAGCCATTCGGTCCAGTTTTGCCAGTTATTAGGATTAGTACTGTTGAAGAAGGGATCCACCATTGCAATGCTAGCAATTTCGGACTACAG GGATGTGTGTTCACCAAAGACATCAACAAAGCAATGTTGATTAGTGATGCAATGGAGACAGGAACAGTTCAGATAAACTCGGCGCCTGCTCGTGGTCCAGATCACTTTCCATTTCAG GGTATAAAAGATAGTGGAATTGGGTCACAGGGAATCACCAACAGCATCAATATGATGACCAAGATCAAGACCACTGTAATCAACTTACCAACCCCTTCTTACACCATGGGTTAG
- the LOC133726910 gene encoding small ribosomal subunit protein eS12-like has translation MSGDEVEVPVPAEPVAAAPALGEPMDLMTALQLVLRKSLAHGGLTRGLHEAAKVIEKHAAQLCVLAEDCDQADYVKLVKSLCAEHNVNLMTIPSAKTLGEWSGLCKIDSEGKARKVVGCSCVVVKDFGEDTEGLHVVQEYVKSH, from the exons ATGTCAGG AGATGAAGTTGAGGTTCCCGTTCCTGCTGAGCCTGTAGCTGCTGCTCCAGCTCTAGGTGAGCCCATGGACCTCATGACAGCGTTGCAACTTGTGCTTAGGAAGTCATTGGCTCATGGTGGGCTTACACGGGGCCTGCATGAAGCTGCCAAGGTCATTGAGAAGCATGCTGCACAGCTTTGCGTTTTGGCTGAGGACTGCGACCAGGCTGATTATGTTAAGCTGGTGAAGTCACTGTGTGCAGAGCATAATGTTAACCTAATGACAATTCCTAGTGCTAAAACTCTTGGAGAATGGTCTGGG CTTTGCAAGATTGATTCTGAAGGGAAGGCAAGAAAGGTCGTTGGTTGCTCTTGCGTTGTTGTCAAG GATTTTGGTGAAGATACAGAAGGCCTTCATGTTGTTCAGGAGTACGTGAAGTCCCATTAA
- the LOC133708911 gene encoding uncharacterized protein LOC133708911: MHSKPQTFQIFLESPQLQIPTQTLTLSPIQTPTLHHLKLSLFSQTLPSLYFTLNGKPLLDSTPLLSSEIFPLSTLILQFRAPGGGGDGGATGAESRDCYLNMYAEKKPDKVDPYEQRLSKFLNCALSNEPLKDPCVVDLLGNVFNKEPLVEALLGKKVPKAFGHIKGLRDMVPVHFTSINLPESESQATATGPRFQCPITGLEFNGKSKFLALRSCGHVLSAKALKEVKSSACLVCHVGFSEEDKIVINGNEEEVAALRERMEAEKAKSRGKKVKKVKNGEGVGNAEEEGSRLSGTKHGIDVKGVEKASAKVEGNGKIGNGGENVKGVSNGPAVKKFKAVDAAPANATKEVYASIFTSSSKKKFKETYSCRSLPLGRN, translated from the coding sequence ATGCATTCCAAGCCCCAAACTTTCCAAATCTTCCTCGAATCCCCACAACTCCAAATCCCAacccaaaccctaaccctatcCCCAATTCAAACCCCAACTCTCCACCACCTCAAGCTTTCTCTTTTCTCCCAAACCCTTCCCTCCCTCTACTTCACCCTCAATGGAAAGCCCTTACTCGACTCCACCCCGCTTCTCAGTTCCGAAATTTTCCCCCTTTCGACCCTAATTTTGCAATTTAGAGCTCCCGGCGGAGGCGGCGATGGCGGCGCCACCGGGGCCGAGTCGAGGGATTGCTATCTCAACATGTACGCCGAGAAAAAGCCTGACAAGGTCGACCCGTACGAGCAGAGACTCTCCAAGTTTCTGAACTGCGCCCTTTCCAATGAGCCATTGAAGGATCCTTGCGTTGTGGATTTGCTTGGGAATGTGTTCAATAAGGAGCCTCTGGTTGAGGCCTTGTTGGGGAAGAAGGTGCCGAAAGCTTTCGGGCACATTAAGGGTTTAAGGGACATGGTTCCTGTGCATTTTACTTCGATTAACTTGCCCGAATCGGAGTCTCAGGCCACGGCCACCGGACCGAGGTTTCAGTGCCCCATTACGGGGCTGGAGTTTAATGGGAAGTCTAAGTTTCTGGCGTTGAGGAGTTGCGGGCATGTGTTGAGTGCAAAGGCATTGAAGGAGGTGAAGTCCTCGGCTTGCCTTGTGTGTCATGTGGGGTTTTCGGAGGAGGATAAGATTGTGATAAATGGGAATGAGGAGGAGGTCGCGGCACTGAGGGAGAGGATGGAGGCTGAGAAGGCAAAATCGAGggggaagaaggtgaagaaggtgaaaaatgGGGAGGGGGTTGGGAATGCGGAGGAGGAGGGTTCGAGGTTGAGTGGTACGAAGCATGGCATTGATGTGAAGGGTGTGGAGAAGGCTTCGGCGAAGGTGGAGGGGAATGGGAAGATTGGGAATGGTGGGGAGAATGTGAAGGGTGTGAGTAATGGTCCTGCGGTGAAGAAGTTTAAGGCGGTGGATGCAGCCCCAGCTAATGCTACTAAGGAAGTGTATGCTTCGATTTTCACTTCGTCGAGCAAGAAGAAGTTTAAGGAGACATATTCTTGTAGATCTCTCCCACTTGGTAGAAACTGA
- the LOC133726911 gene encoding probable CCR4-associated factor 1 homolog 6: protein MSFLLKSDSVHIREVWNDNLDVEFELIRNIVDDYPYIAMDTEFPGIVLRPLGTFKNTFDYNYQTLKSNVDLLKLIQLGLTFSDENGKLPTCGTDKYCVWQFNFCDFNVNEDMYALDSIELLSHSGMDFTKNNEKGVDARKFTELLMTSGIVLNENVVWVTFHSGYDFGYLLKLLTCKTLPDSQTEFFDVINLYFPTIYDVKHLMRFCNSLHGGLNKLAELLDVERVGISHQAGSDSLLTSSTFMILKKSFFSGSPEKYAGVLYGLGIEDGQDSH from the coding sequence ATGTCTTTTTTGTTGAAGAGTGATTCAGTTCACATTAGGGAAGTTTGGAACGATAATCTTGATGTGGAGTTTGAATTGATTCGGAATATCGTAGACGATTACCCTTATATAGCTATGGATACAGAGTTTCCGGGTATCGTTTTGCGTCCCTTGGGGACTTTCAAGAACACTTTTGATTATAATTATCAGACCCTTAAGTCCAATGTAGACCTGTTGAAGTTGATTCAGCTGGGTCTCACGTTTTCGGATGAGAATGGGAAGCTGCCCACCTGTGGAACTGACAAGTACTGTGTGTGGCAGTTCAATTTCTGCGACTTTAATGTTAATGAGGATATGTATGCTCTGGATTCGATTGAGTTATTGTCCCACAGCGGAATGGATTTCACGAAGAACAATGAGAAGGGTGTTGATGCTCGTAAGTTCACTGAGCTGTTGATGACCTCTGGCATTGTGCTGAATGAAAATGTGGTTTGGGTGACATTCCATAGTGGATATGATTTCGGCTACTTGCTCAAGCTGCTTACCTGCAAAACCCTTCCAGACTCACAGACGGAGTTCTTTGATGTGATCAATTTGTACTTCCCGACGATTTATGATGTCAAGCATCTGATGAGGTTCTGCAACAGCCTTCATGGTGGGTTGAACAAGCTGGCAGAGCTGTTAGATGTGGAGAGAGTTGGCATTTCTCACCAAGCTGGTTCTGATAGTTTACTCACCAGTTCTACCTTCATGATATTGAAAAAGAGTTTCTTTAGTGGGTCTCCTGAGAAATATGCTGGTGTCTTGTATGGTCTTGGTATTGAGGATGGACAGGATTCtcattga
- the LOC133726912 gene encoding uncharacterized protein LOC133726912, with the protein MIGVGKMKQYSNVLDRPLSKGKQEVSLSAFAFLFSELVQYNQTQVDNIAELERRLEDAGYAVGARVLELLCHRDKGNRRETRLLGILSFVHSTVWKVLFGKVADSLEKGTEHEDEYMISEKELLVNRFISIPKDMGTFNCGAFVAGIVRGVLDGAGFPAVVTAHFVPVEGQQRPRTTILIKFAEEVLRREARLG; encoded by the exons ATGATCGGAGTCGGGAAGATGAAGCAGTACTCTAACGTCCTCGACAGGCCTCTCAGCAAAGGAAAACAAGAG GTGAGTTTGAGTGCTTTTGCGTTCTTGTTTTCGGAGCTTGTGCAGTACAATCAGACACAGGTTGACAACATTGCCGAGCTAGAAAGAAG GCTGGAAGATGCAGGCTATGCTGTTGGAGCTCGAGTTCTGGAGCTTCTTTGCCATAGGGATAAG GGAAACAGAAGGGAGACACGACTGTTGGGTATCCTGTCTTTTGTGCATAGCACAGTATGGAAGGTGTTATTCGGAAAG GTAGCTGATTCACTAGAGAAAGGCACTGAACATGAAGACGAGTACATGATTAGCGAGAAGGAACTCCTTGTGAACAG ATTTATTTCGATTCCAAAAGACATGGGAACATTTAATTGTGGAGCATTTGTTGCTGGAATTGTAAGG GGTGTTTTGGATGGTGCTGGTTTTCCAGCTGTGGTAACAGCTCATTTTGTACCAGTGGAAGGTCAGCAACGACCTCGGACAACCATTTTGATAAAATTTGCTGAAGAG GTACTACGAAGGGAAGCAAGGTTGGGTTGA